A single window of Hymenobacter sp. APR13 DNA harbors:
- the gatC gene encoding Asp-tRNA(Asn)/Glu-tRNA(Gln) amidotransferase subunit GatC: MSTDLATLRQLAHLSRLELDETKEEQMLGDLNKILNWVDQLRQLDTTDVEPLVHLSHEINVLRPDEAHNSVSHQEGLRNAPRKDSDYFRVPKVLE, translated from the coding sequence GTGAGCACCGACTTAGCCACCCTGCGCCAACTGGCCCACCTTTCCCGCCTCGAACTCGACGAAACCAAGGAGGAGCAGATGCTCGGCGACCTGAACAAGATCCTGAACTGGGTGGACCAGCTCCGCCAGCTCGACACCACCGACGTGGAGCCGCTGGTGCATCTGTCGCACGAAATCAACGTGCTGCGGCCCGATGAGGCGCACAACTCCGTGAGCCACCAGGAAGGCCTGCGCAACGCCCCGCGCAAGGACTCCGATTATTTCCGCGTACCGAAAGTTCTGGAATAG
- a CDS encoding lysophospholipid acyltransferase family protein, translated as MRHFLRYLGHRLYTTWATFWFVMPFVVTYPLQWALSRRPAGHRHLHSLNRAWSRLFIRMWGMPVEVVRHSPLPAGQPCVYVANHSSYIDIPLLFRTIPGWLNIMGKLSLARVPVWGPIFGRAYITVDRDNAMSRGRAMVQARRSLEAGRSVVIFPEGSISKKPGEEMGEFKDGAFQLAIAAGVPLVPVTMPLNHRFMPDVGGLRVRYSPLAITLHAPIFTTGLTAADAPRLRQQAYDTIASGFRPDARGIPEPSTWRQFPAAPSGPAPKSGAKTPQTQELASTNS; from the coding sequence ATGCGGCACTTTCTGCGCTATCTTGGTCATCGGCTGTACACCACCTGGGCGACGTTCTGGTTTGTGATGCCGTTTGTGGTTACCTACCCGCTGCAGTGGGCCCTGAGCCGCCGGCCCGCCGGGCACCGCCACCTGCACAGCCTCAACCGCGCCTGGAGCCGGCTGTTCATCCGGATGTGGGGCATGCCGGTGGAAGTGGTGCGCCACAGCCCGCTGCCCGCCGGCCAGCCCTGCGTGTACGTGGCCAACCATAGCTCCTACATCGATATTCCGCTGCTGTTCCGCACCATTCCGGGCTGGCTCAACATCATGGGCAAACTCTCGCTGGCCCGCGTGCCGGTGTGGGGCCCCATTTTCGGGCGCGCCTACATCACCGTCGATCGCGACAATGCCATGAGCCGGGGCCGGGCCATGGTGCAGGCGCGCCGCTCGCTGGAAGCCGGCCGCTCGGTGGTTATCTTTCCGGAAGGCTCGATTTCCAAAAAGCCCGGCGAGGAGATGGGCGAGTTCAAAGACGGCGCGTTTCAGCTGGCCATTGCGGCCGGCGTGCCGCTGGTGCCCGTCACGATGCCACTGAACCACCGCTTCATGCCCGACGTTGGAGGCTTGCGGGTGCGCTACTCGCCGCTGGCCATCACGCTGCACGCGCCTATCTTCACCACCGGCCTCACCGCCGCCGATGCCCCCCGGCTCCGGCAGCAAGCCTACGACACCATCGCCAGCGGCTTCCGCCCCGACGCCCGGGGCATTCCGGAGCCGAGCACGTGGCGGCAGTTTCCGGCGGCACCTTCCGGCCCGGCACCTAAATCAGGCGCAAAGACGCCGCAAACCCAGGAATTGGCTTCCACCAATTCTTAA
- a CDS encoding NUDIX domain-containing protein: MHYPDPSLDENHNPWQVLSTEVKYHNPWISVREDQVLNPGGGRGIYGVVTMKNKALGIVPVDDEGNTWLVGQYRYPLSEYSWEIPMGGGPVELDVLESAQRELREETGLTARRWTNIARLHTSNSVTDEEGFVFLAEDLTAGELEPEETEDLRLWKLPLAEAVQMVMDNRITDAVSVAGLLKAEKVLAGRKA; encoded by the coding sequence ATGCACTACCCCGATCCGTCGCTCGACGAAAATCACAACCCCTGGCAGGTGCTCAGCACCGAAGTGAAATACCACAACCCCTGGATTTCGGTGCGCGAAGACCAGGTGCTCAACCCCGGCGGCGGGCGCGGCATCTACGGCGTGGTCACCATGAAAAACAAGGCCCTGGGCATTGTACCGGTGGATGACGAGGGCAACACCTGGCTGGTGGGCCAGTACCGCTACCCGCTGAGCGAGTACAGCTGGGAAATTCCGATGGGCGGCGGCCCCGTGGAGCTGGACGTGCTGGAATCGGCGCAGCGGGAGCTGCGCGAGGAAACCGGCCTCACGGCCCGCCGCTGGACCAACATTGCCCGCCTGCACACCTCCAACTCCGTCACCGATGAGGAAGGCTTCGTGTTTCTGGCCGAAGACCTCACTGCCGGCGAGCTGGAACCCGAAGAAACCGAAGACCTACGCCTCTGGAAGCTGCCCCTCGCCGAGGCCGTGCAGATGGTGATGGACAACCGCATCACCGACGCCGTGAGCGTGGCCGGCCTGCTGAAAGCGGAAAAGGTGCTGGCGGGAAGGAAGGCTTAG
- a CDS encoding ribonuclease HII produces the protein MLLASYTDHPLEAGLDEAGRGCLAGPVFAAAVILPPDFAPAYLNDSKQLSARRRTALRAEICEHAVAWAVAEASPAEIATVNIAQASYLAMHRAVAALGVVPTHLAVDGNRFKPYAGIEHTCLIKGDTRFRHIAAASILAKTFRDERMAELAELFPGYGWEQNAGYPTPAHRAAIRQHGPTEHHRMGFRLL, from the coding sequence ATGTTGCTTGCTTCCTACACTGACCATCCGCTCGAAGCGGGCCTCGATGAAGCCGGGCGCGGCTGCCTGGCCGGCCCGGTATTCGCGGCGGCCGTGATTCTGCCGCCCGATTTCGCGCCCGCCTACCTCAACGATTCCAAGCAGCTAAGCGCCCGCCGCCGCACGGCGCTACGGGCCGAAATCTGTGAGCACGCCGTGGCCTGGGCCGTAGCCGAGGCCTCACCCGCCGAAATTGCTACCGTCAATATTGCCCAGGCCAGCTACCTGGCCATGCACCGCGCTGTGGCGGCGCTCGGCGTGGTGCCCACCCACCTGGCCGTCGATGGCAACCGGTTCAAGCCGTACGCGGGCATCGAGCACACCTGCCTGATCAAGGGCGACACCCGCTTCCGGCACATTGCAGCGGCCTCCATCCTGGCCAAAACCTTCCGCGACGAGCGGATGGCCGAGCTGGCCGAGCTGTTTCCGGGCTACGGCTGGGAGCAGAATGCCGGCTACCCCACGCCTGCACACCGCGCCGCCATCCGCCAGCACGGCCCCACCGAGCACCACCGCATGGGCTTTCGGTTGCTGTGA
- a CDS encoding response regulator → MPSILLVEDDQMDIMNVQRELRKNNITVPLHIARNGREALNMLRGEADQTKIEHPSVVMLDINMPRMNGLELLEQLRSDPEFVNLNVFITTTSDLESERLKAQNLAVSGYIIKPLSFDSFGEGGTTVDGFSLFLDLLKMKE, encoded by the coding sequence ATGCCTAGTATCCTTCTAGTCGAAGACGACCAAATGGACATCATGAATGTGCAGCGTGAGCTTCGGAAGAATAACATTACCGTGCCACTGCACATTGCCCGCAACGGCCGCGAAGCCCTGAACATGCTGCGTGGCGAAGCCGACCAGACCAAGATTGAGCACCCCAGCGTAGTAATGCTCGACATCAACATGCCCCGCATGAACGGCCTGGAACTGCTGGAGCAGCTGCGCTCCGACCCAGAGTTTGTCAACCTGAACGTGTTCATCACCACCACCTCCGACCTGGAGTCGGAGCGGCTGAAAGCCCAGAATCTGGCCGTCAGCGGCTACATCATCAAGCCCCTAAGCTTCGACAGCTTCGGCGAAGGCGGCACGACCGTCGACGGCTTCAGCCTGTTTCTGGATCTGCTGAAGATGAAAGAGTAG